The window CAGGTGGTCTGCGAGAGCTTCTGCGAAGCGCAGTTCGGTGCCTGCATCGACGAGCATTGCGGTGGTAACGCCGATGTTCGCACCCAGGAGATGGATTGGTGCCTGAACGGTCAGACGCTTCAAGGGCCCGACGGTCAGCCGGTTGAGATTAGCGCGGGCTGCCTGGCGGATGCCGGGGCCAGCGAAGCGGCGTGTGAGCAGATTGAAAGTGAGGCAGCGCAGCTTGAAGGGGCTGGTTGTGCCGGTGATGCTGGAAAAGCGTTCGCGTGCTCTGGGCTGGGTGTTTACAACGCGGATGGTGGAGATGCGATCTTCAACGATGTGTGTGGTTGTGAAGCCGTGCCTGTTGCCGCTGAGTGCACGACCGATGCAGATTGCAAGGGATCTGTGTATGAGGGCTTTTGCGTGACCGAGTTGGACGACGGCCCAGTGGAAGGGGGGTTCTGCACCTCCTTGTGCGAGAAAACGGGAAGCCTGTACGAGCCTGATCTCAACTGTGGCGGCACTGACGGATATTGCTCTACCAGGGCGATCCAGGGGCAGACTGTCTCGATCTGTGAGCAAGGGTGCCAGGAGCTTTCCGACTGTGGTGAGCGAAGTGGCGTGAGCTGTCGTCCTGACCTCTTCGGCTCGAATCAGGCTGGTGATATCTTCACGTACGGCGCCTGCGACATCCCGACGTGTGACGCTGAGGCAGACGTGACCGGCTGCGAAGGCAACGAAGAGGTTCAAGGGCTTCCGGCGGCGACTGCGTGCCATCCCTTCGGGTTCTGCACCCAGCCCTGCACCTTTGATGCAGAGAGCGAGGCTTCGGATTGCCCGGCGATTCCGCTCTCGGGTAACTCCAGTGTCCAGTTGCTCTGCACCGAGGCGGGCTACTGCGACTACCCCTGGGCACCGTCTGCGGAGAACTAAGCCTTACGTGGCGATGTGCTGAGTTTTCCTAGCTGGGAACGCAGCACGTTCTTCGGTACTTAGAAGAACGCCTCCCCTTCTGGGGGAGGCGTTTTTTTTTGCCTTTGACGCAAAACCTCGGCGCGCCCTGCGACAATAGAGGGTGGGCCGGGCGCACGGGGCGCCTGCCAGGCCGGATGGAGACTGCGTTGAGGGGCAGATGATGATGGGAATGGAGCGGTGGTTAAAGCGCTACAGCGATGTGTTCTTAGCGGGGCTGGTCATTGGAATCATCGGGATGATGATCGTGCCGCTGCCGACGCTGGTGCTGGACTTGTTGCTGGCGCTGAACATCGCGCTGGCCGTGACGCTTTTGATGGTGAGTTTGTATATCCCCAGCGCTCTTAAGATCGCGGCGTTTCCATCGATCTTGCTCATCACCACATTGTTTCGGCTGGCGCTCAATGTCTCGTCAACGCGTCTGATTTTGTTGCATGCCGACGCCGGAGAGGTGATCGCGGCATTCGGGGACTTTGTGGTGCAGGGCAACTTCGTGGTGGGGGCGGTGATCTTTTTGATCCTCACCTTGATTCAGTTTCTGGTGATCGCCAAAGGCTCAGAGCGCGTCTCGGAGGTAGCGGCGCGATTTACGCTGGACGCGATGCCGGGCAAGCAGATGTCGATCGACGCCGACCTTCGCGCCGGGGCCTTCGATCTGGATGAGGCTCGCCGCAGGCGCGCGCTGGTGCAGCGGGAGAGCCAGCTTTACGGGGCGATGGACGGGGCGATGAAGTTTGTGAAAGGCGATGCGATCGCGGGCATCATCATGACGGCGATTAACATCGTGGCCGGGATGATCATCGGGGTGATGCAACTGGAGATGTCGGCCGGAGATGCGGCGCAGGTCTACACGCTCTTGACGATCGGCGACGGGCTGGTCAGCCAGATTCCCGCGCTGTTGATTGCGACAACGGCCGGCATCATTGTGACGCGGGTTGCCAGCGATGATGAGGGGGCGCACCTGGGCGGGGATATCTTCTCGCAGCTTCTCGAGCAGCCCAAGGCGCTGGCGATCGCTGCGGCGCTTTTGATCGCGCTGGCGATGATCCCGGGGTTGCCGGTGGTTCCCTTTCTCGCGTTGGGCGGGGCGGTGGGGGCTGTTTCGTACGCGCTGCAGCGCTCGCGGGGGCAGGGCGATGGCTTGAGTGAGCAGGAGGCCCGGGAGGTGGCCTCGATTGAGCGTGAGGCCGAGCAGGGGGCGCGTCAGGCCCGGGCGATGATTCCGGTGGTGACGCCGCTTACCGTGGAGTTGGGGGCGGCGCTGGCCGAGGCGATGGGGGAGGAGCGCGAGCGCTGGTTGAGGGAGATGATCCCGGCGATGCGCGAAGGGATCTTTTTTGAGACGGGGGTCAAGGTGCCCGGGGTACGCATGCGGGTGGGCAGCGGTCAGGGCAGTGCGCTGGCGGTGATGCTCGATGAGATCCCGGTGGAATGTGCCGAGGTGCCTCTTGATGAGGTTATGGTCGCCGATGATCCGGAGGGGGTGGCGGTGTTTGGCATTGAGGCGCGGGCGGCCCGCCATCCGGTCAGCGGTCAGCCGGCGTGCTGGGCGCCGGCAGAGGCCCGTGAGCGACTCGAGGAGGCGGGTTATCAGGTGTGGGATAGCGCCGACTACGTACTGTTGGTGATGAGCGCGGCGATAAAGGCCCATGCCCATCGTTTTGTGACCCTGCAGGGGGTGCGTGGGATGCTCGATCAGCTTGAAGGGCCCTACCCGGCGCTTGTCTCCGAGGTGGTGCCCCGGCAACTGGGGCTTCAGGAACTCACCGAGATCTTGAAGAGGCTGGCCGAGGAGGGGATTTCATTGCGCAACCTGCCGACGATCCTGGAAGTGCTGGCCGATCGGGCGCGCAGCGAGAAGAACCCGGTCAAACTCACCGAGGAGGTACGCGCCGGGTTGAGCGCCTACATCACTCACAAGTACTCCGGCGGGGAGGGAAGCGTGTTGGTGTATCTCGTGGATCGGGAGATCGAGGAGGTGATTAAGAGTGCGATTCGTATCGGAGAGCGGGGCAGTTTCTTGACGCTCGCGCCGGAGGACATTCAGGAGATCCTGGGCGCGGTGCGCTCCCAGGTCAGCGGGGATGTGGAGGGGGAGCGTGTGCCGATCTTGCTGACGGATCAGCGCGTGCGGCGCTACCTGAAGCGACTGGTAGCGATGGAGATCCCGAATGCGGTCGTGCTGGCCTACCAGGAGCTGGATCCGGCGCTGACGATTCAGCCCCTGGGGCGTATCGTTGTGGGACGCGGTTGAATCAGTCGGGGCGGACGGCGCTGGCCTCGGAGGTCGGCGCCGTATCATCGGCCAGAAGCTCGGTGAGGCCGGAGCCGTCGCCCAGGGTGTCTGCGATGGTGCGGGCGATGTTGCGCTGTGTGATGTCTTCGTTGAGTTGGCGGCTGTAGAACTCGCGGTACATGCGATTGAACCACATGGTGTGTCCGGTGCGGGTGTCGATAAGTTTAGCCTGAAAGTGGCTGATGACGCAGGGACGAGGAAACTCGGTGGGGGCGTCGGCGGTGCTGGAGGTGCGTGCGTAGCGGGTGAAGCTGCTCGGGGACTGACGGCAGATACCGCGGCTGTGGTAGACGATTTGCCCCACGAGCAACGTGTCGGCTGGCAAGGCGTCTTGCTCGTTGATGGTTCGAAGGGTGAGGACTTCGACGCGCGGCTCAGTCTGGTCGTCCACCGGCTCAAAATAACGATGGAGCGAGCCGTGCAATGCGACGCCTTCGTCAAAGATCTCCCAGAGCTCGCGTTCTCGTAGGTGGTTCTCCAGCGCATCGGGGGCGATGACCTCAAATCCCATGTCTTCGAGCCAGGCCATCGCCTGGGCCTGGTAGGCCATTCGCAGGGGCTCAAAGTGGGCGGTGGGCATCCCGAAGGTTCCCGATGCGTAAAAAGGCACCACTGCCACCGAGCGTACCCGTGCGCTGCGGTAGTCGTCGCGCACGCCCACGTCCGGGGTCGAGGCGCAGCCCGCAGGCAACGTGCAGAGTAAAAGACATGCGGCGATGAGGCCGAGGTGGGGTGTACGCAGCATAGGGCGTCTCCCGAAAGACGATGAGGACCAGAGTTATGAGGCCACCCTAAGGTAGCACGCAGTGAGCCTCTCGCAATGGTGTGCACCACGTGCGGTGCGGACCAGTCGATGTGATGGTGTCGACGTTGTTGCGTGGAAAGGGCTTCCTTGTTAGAAAATCGAGCTTGTTTCCATGCTTGATTCGCGACGTACTTTAAGGGAGCCGCCGGTGATCATTTGTAAGAGCTGTGGTCGGGAGAACGAGGACAAATTTAAGTTCTGTCTGGGGTGTGGCTCGGGGCTGGAAGCGCCCAAGCCCAAAGCGCAGCCCGACACGTTGGATTGCCCCCATTGCGGTGCGGCTGTTCCCGGGGGCTTTAAGTTTTGCGGGGCCTGTGGAGGTTCGTTGCAGCAGATGGCGAGCGAGCCCGCAGTGAATGAGACGACGCTCACCGGTGGGCCGCGCCCGGCCAGTTCCAGTTCCGAGCCCGAGGAAGAGGTTCGCCGCCTGGGCGAGCTGACCGTGATTCGTCCGGATGGCTCGGAGGGGGCGCGCATTGAACTCACCAGCAAGGGCGTGACACTGGGGCGCACGAGTGAGCATGAGGTTCTGGCCAATGACCCCTTCCTCTCTCCGGAGCACGCTGCGCTGAGCTATGAGAGCGGTCGGGTGATGCTACGCGATCTCGACAGCATCAACGGTGTCTTCTGGCGGCTACGCGATGATGTGGAGCTTGAACATGGCGATATGATTCGCGTGGGCCAGGAGCTTTTGCGTTTCGAGATGGCCGATAAGGTCGATGAATTGTCGACCGGTTGGAAGGGAGACGACGCCGAGGTCAAACGCCAGGGGAGTCCGGATCGAGGGGTTTGGGGAAGGCTGGCGTTGATCGGCGGACCGGATGTGGAAACGCGTGCCTACGAGGTCCACACCAGCGAGGTCACCCTGGGACGCGAGATCGGCACGATCCTGTTTCGGGATGACGGGTTCGTTTCGGGTAAACACGCCCGTATCTACCGCGATCAGGATCGCGTTTATCTGCGTGACCTCGGGAGTAGTAACGGCACGTACATCAAGATTCGAGGGCAGCGTCAGCTGGCCAACGGCGATCTGATCTTGATGGGGCAGCAGCTCTTCCGCCTGCAGATCGGCTAGGCGAGATAACGCAGCGGCAAGGTT of the Lujinxingia sediminis genome contains:
- the sctV gene encoding type III secretion system export apparatus subunit SctV produces the protein MMMGMERWLKRYSDVFLAGLVIGIIGMMIVPLPTLVLDLLLALNIALAVTLLMVSLYIPSALKIAAFPSILLITTLFRLALNVSSTRLILLHADAGEVIAAFGDFVVQGNFVVGAVIFLILTLIQFLVIAKGSERVSEVAARFTLDAMPGKQMSIDADLRAGAFDLDEARRRRALVQRESQLYGAMDGAMKFVKGDAIAGIIMTAINIVAGMIIGVMQLEMSAGDAAQVYTLLTIGDGLVSQIPALLIATTAGIIVTRVASDDEGAHLGGDIFSQLLEQPKALAIAAALLIALAMIPGLPVVPFLALGGAVGAVSYALQRSRGQGDGLSEQEAREVASIEREAEQGARQARAMIPVVTPLTVELGAALAEAMGEERERWLREMIPAMREGIFFETGVKVPGVRMRVGSGQGSALAVMLDEIPVECAEVPLDEVMVADDPEGVAVFGIEARAARHPVSGQPACWAPAEARERLEEAGYQVWDSADYVLLVMSAAIKAHAHRFVTLQGVRGMLDQLEGPYPALVSEVVPRQLGLQELTEILKRLAEEGISLRNLPTILEVLADRARSEKNPVKLTEEVRAGLSAYITHKYSGGEGSVLVYLVDREIEEVIKSAIRIGERGSFLTLAPEDIQEILGAVRSQVSGDVEGERVPILLTDQRVRRYLKRLVAMEIPNAVVLAYQELDPALTIQPLGRIVVGRG
- a CDS encoding FHA domain-containing protein, translating into MIICKSCGRENEDKFKFCLGCGSGLEAPKPKAQPDTLDCPHCGAAVPGGFKFCGACGGSLQQMASEPAVNETTLTGGPRPASSSSEPEEEVRRLGELTVIRPDGSEGARIELTSKGVTLGRTSEHEVLANDPFLSPEHAALSYESGRVMLRDLDSINGVFWRLRDDVELEHGDMIRVGQELLRFEMADKVDELSTGWKGDDAEVKRQGSPDRGVWGRLALIGGPDVETRAYEVHTSEVTLGREIGTILFRDDGFVSGKHARIYRDQDRVYLRDLGSSNGTYIKIRGQRQLANGDLILMGQQLFRLQIG